DNA sequence from the Oxalobacteraceae sp. CFBP 8761 genome:
GTATTTACCGTAAGGCATTTCCCGAACTAACAGGAGGGCTAAATGGTCAGCATTCATTGTGCGGCACTTTAGCAAACAACGGCGACGTTGTAGCATTTCGATGACAAGGGAGGCCACCATGAACAATCAATTTGATCTCGACCGTTTTGTGCAGGCACAGGATCCGGTATACGCCGCGGTGTTGACCGAACTGCGTGCCGGCCACAAACGCACGCACTGGATGTGGTTCGTGTTTCCGCAGATCGCTGGCCTGGGCACGAGCGCGATGGCGCAGCGCTATGCGATTGCATCCGCCGACGAAGCGGCCGCGTATCTGGCGCACCCGGTGCTGGGAAAGCGCCTGCGCGAGTGCGCCGGCATCGTCGCCGCGCTCGACGCCGATTCGGCCGGCGCCATCTTCAGCCATCCGGACGAGCTGAAATTTCACTCGTCGATGACGCTGTTCGCCGACGTGGCGCCCGATGAAGCCGTGTTTCAGGCATGCATCGACAACTACTTCGATGGCCAGGCCGACCCGGCCACGCTGGCCCGGCTGTAAGGGGTGACTGCAGGGACTCAGGCCTCGGCCAGCTGCGCCAGCAGGTCGTCCGGGCGCCCGCGCATCGCCACGTGCAGGATCACTGCCGTGTTCAGGCGCAGCGCCGGATGGCTCGCGCGGTGGCGAGCAAACCAGAACACCTCGTCGAGGTCTTCGTCGGCGTGCTGCGACACCGTCACGATCTGCTCGGGTGGGATGTCGTCGTAATCGAATGCTTCGAGCGCGGCGTCCTCAACGGCGTCGTGCCAGCTTTCGCATTCCTTGCCCCAGGCCAGCATGCTGCGGCAGCCGGATGCGACCAGCCAGCGCGCCACGTCCCAGCGCCACATTTCATCGCTGTCGTCATCAATGACGACGATCGCCATGAACGGCGCCAGGGCGGTCAGGTCGGGCAGGGCGTCGTGTGGGCGTAGTTGCAGGTAATGGGCTTTGGCTTGCATGGTGTCGGTGCCGGGTCGGTGGTTCAAAGACGTCATTATCGCAGGCTCCAGGCCGCAACATGCGGCAGCCTGCAGCTGATGCGGACGAACAATAAACTCGGGCAGAGAATAATTAAGTTCGACACAAAATGATCATGTTTGACACCAGAGGCCGAGACAGACATGCTCCCGGAACTTGTGCTTTCGGCCAAGAGCAGCCGTTTTCCGGTGTTGTAACGGACAAGATCGACCCGTATCTATTGGTGAGAGCACCGGTATCGGCAGTAATCTATTTATTCAATTTGGCTCATAAAACATGCGACTTCAAGGAAGAATCATCGAGTGGAATGATGAGCGCGGATTTGGTTTCGTCGTTCAAAACGGGGCAAGCGCGCGGATGTTTCTGCACGTATCTGCATTTCGCAAGCGGGCAGATCGCCCACTTTTGGGGAGCTTGATCACCTATGAAATTCGGCGAGATGAGAAAGGTCGACTCCGGGCCGCAAGTGCTGAGTTCGTCAGCACTAAAACATCCAGGAACAGTTCTGCAGGAGCATTCTTATCTGCAATAGTTGGCTTGGCGCTTCTGCTTGTGCTTGGTTATGTGGGCCATGTTCGCCTCTCTAACCCGAATAGCACGATTTCTGCAAGCGCATACAAGATCGTTTCTGCCAGGGATGCGCTTAATTCACAACCAGAGTTTCAGTGCAAGCCAGAGAAGAATTCGTGTTCAAAGATGGCATCTTGTGCCGAAGCGCTATTTCACCAAGAACAATGCAGTGTTCCTGATATGGACGGTGATCGCGATGGAATTCCGTGCGAGCAGCAGTGGTGCAACTGAGCTTCAAACGGCAACGTTCATATCGATCACTTATCTGCCCGTAAGCCAGCTCTGGGGCGACATCTTCACATCAAGACAGTCGGTGACTTTTCAGTCCGGTAAGTTGCCAGGCTGAAGCGAACCGCCGAGTTCGGCCAAAAGGGGGCCTTTCCTATGGCACTTCGTGGGTTGCTTTTGCTGATGGTCGACGTTGCCATAGCGAATGTAGCGACATCGACATGATAAGCCAGAGCACAACATCAATGCTCATTCGGCCGATGAACAGGTCATCGTCACCGGTAATCCCCATCAAAAGATGGACGGACCCGGCCGGAGACCTCCCGTACCCATCGACCAGATAAGTGATGGGCCAACCCGCAGCTACCGCCAAGCAGCCTTTCGAGCAGTAATCGCTCGCTTCTTTTACCTGTAAAACCTTGTAAGGAAATGCTGAGGAGAGCAGCGTAATGGCTAAAGCAATGCAGAGATGTTGAGTCACGCGCTTGGTCATAGACATGGCCTAAACTGGTGGCGGAGGCGTGTCCTTATCGTCGATGGACTTGGACCCGCATGGAATCGCCACATTAGCAGGATACTCCGCTCCATAGTTCGCTAAGGGGCGGTAGCGGCCTGTCGTGACAGTCAGTGCTTTTTCAAGCCAGGCAACCTGCTAAGCAGACGTAAGCTGCCGGGTTCGGCCAGAAGCGGACCTTGCCTGTCTGCTTGGTTGATGCCATGATCGCAACATGTTTACTCCCAACCTTGGAGGCCACGCGACATGATTCAAAAATTTCTATCATTGGTTTTTGGTTTATCTGCGGCCTCGG
Encoded proteins:
- a CDS encoding DUF1810 domain-containing protein — protein: MNNQFDLDRFVQAQDPVYAAVLTELRAGHKRTHWMWFVFPQIAGLGTSAMAQRYAIASADEAAAYLAHPVLGKRLRECAGIVAALDADSAGAIFSHPDELKFHSSMTLFADVAPDEAVFQACIDNYFDGQADPATLARL
- a CDS encoding cold shock domain-containing protein; the encoded protein is MRLQGRIIEWNDERGFGFVVQNGASARMFLHVSAFRKRADRPLLGSLITYEIRRDEKGRLRAASAEFVSTKTSRNSSAGAFLSAIVGLALLLVLGYVGHVRLSNPNSTISASAYKIVSARDALNSQPEFQCKPEKNSCSKMASCAEALFHQEQCSVPDMDGDRDGIPCEQQWCN